The following are encoded in a window of Nilaparvata lugens isolate BPH chromosome 13, ASM1435652v1, whole genome shotgun sequence genomic DNA:
- the LOC111058840 gene encoding peptide methionine sulfoxide reductase MsrB isoform X2 yields the protein MSLIPSGRILFSLGASASYPVFRFQIWKGYKTSSNLLKIIRASCPFSKVLSNSEYLARKPNFLGDKSSYLHLSTMSDSEARKAELKKRLTPIQYHVTQEKGTERPYTGKYCKSTEAGTYHCIVCNQPLFTSDTKFDSHCGWPAFNDVLDQGKIKLTKDTSNGMIRTEVTCSQCDAHLGHVFNDGPPPTRKRFCINSASLDFQPIAGAAGGADN from the exons ATGTCTTTGATTCCGAGTGGAAGGATTTTGTTCAGTCTTGGAGCATCTGCATCTTATCCAGTTTTTCGTTTCCAAATATGGAAAGGTTACAAAACTAGCAGTaatcttttgaaaattattagagCATCTTGTCCATTCTCCAAGGTGCTTAGTAACTCTGAATACCTTGCACGAAAACCAAATTTCTTAGGTGACAAATCGTCTTATCTTCATTTGAGCACAATGTCAGATTCTGAGGCAAGAAAAGCAGAATTGAAGAAGAGGCTAACACCCATACAATATCATGTCACTCAAGAAAAAGGAACAGAAAG GCCCTACACAGGAAAGTACTGCAAATCAACTGAGGCCGGAACGTATCACTGCATAGTTTGTAACCAACCGCTTTTCACATCAGATACCAAATTCGATTCGCACTGTGGGTGGCCAGCTTTCAATGACGTCCTCGATCAGGGGAAAATCAAACTCACCAAAGATACCTCAAATG GTATGATCAGGACGGAGGTGACGTGCAGCCAGTGTGACGCGCATCTGGGTCACGTGTTCAACGACGGGCCGCCGCCGACTCGTAAGCGGTTCTGTATCAACAGTGCGTCGCTTGACTTCCAGCCGATAGCTGGCGCTGCTGGTGGAGCTGATAattga
- the LOC111058840 gene encoding methionine-R-sulfoxide reductase B1 isoform X1, giving the protein MSLIPSGRILFSLGASASYPVFRFQIWKGYKTSSNLLKIIRASCPFSKVLSNSEYLARKPNFLGDKSSYLHLSTMSDSEARKAELKKRLTPIQYHVTQEKGTERPYTGKYCKSTEAGTYHCIVCNQPLFTSDTKFDSHCGWPAFNDVLDQGKIKLTKDTSNVGANLLLLIANPGMIRTEVTCSQCDAHLGHVFNDGPPPTRKRFCINSASLDFQPIAGAAGGADN; this is encoded by the exons ATGTCTTTGATTCCGAGTGGAAGGATTTTGTTCAGTCTTGGAGCATCTGCATCTTATCCAGTTTTTCGTTTCCAAATATGGAAAGGTTACAAAACTAGCAGTaatcttttgaaaattattagagCATCTTGTCCATTCTCCAAGGTGCTTAGTAACTCTGAATACCTTGCACGAAAACCAAATTTCTTAGGTGACAAATCGTCTTATCTTCATTTGAGCACAATGTCAGATTCTGAGGCAAGAAAAGCAGAATTGAAGAAGAGGCTAACACCCATACAATATCATGTCACTCAAGAAAAAGGAACAGAAAG GCCCTACACAGGAAAGTACTGCAAATCAACTGAGGCCGGAACGTATCACTGCATAGTTTGTAACCAACCGCTTTTCACATCAGATACCAAATTCGATTCGCACTGTGGGTGGCCAGCTTTCAATGACGTCCTCGATCAGGGGAAAATCAAACTCACCAAAGATACCTCAAATG TTGGCGCCAACCTACTTTTGTTGATCGCAAATCCAGGTATGATCAGGACGGAGGTGACGTGCAGCCAGTGTGACGCGCATCTGGGTCACGTGTTCAACGACGGGCCGCCGCCGACTCGTAAGCGGTTCTGTATCAACAGTGCGTCGCTTGACTTCCAGCCGATAGCTGGCGCTGCTGGTGGAGCTGATAattga